From the genome of Monomorium pharaonis isolate MP-MQ-018 chromosome 2, ASM1337386v2, whole genome shotgun sequence, one region includes:
- the LOC105834736 gene encoding putative nuclease HARBI1 isoform X1 — protein MSQSSVIGEKSEYWESCITKTCTVSIIESDREARMQRANVLAFEDNDDEDEFVVRRPRWIRDREDHFHNLDDTDFVMRFRLSKRTVLSVLETIENQLEFRTDKNNCVSPINQLLCALRFYATGCYQTTAADLCGFSTSTAHRIVHRVSCAIASLRPLHVLFPETPSQIRKTQMEFYNKARFPRVIGAIDCTHVKFIKSPGGGNAEVFRNRKGYFSLNVQAICNANLEFTDIVARWPGSTHDSHIFNNCYRKAMYQQRRYGNAVLVGDGGYACTSYMMTPLDQCNTAAEHLYNESQIRTRNSIERLFGVWKRRFPVMALGLRVSVKNSFPIIIATVVLHNIARRAGEDVPPDDHEIILPAPWDILLAEGNIDENYLINLQCRLDRPRQRENPNHRERRALVDNYFEKLANRS, from the exons ATGTCACAATCCTCTGTTATCGGAGAAAAGTCCGAGTACTGGGAGTCGTGTATCACGAAAACATGTACAGTTTCCATCATCGAGTCAGATAGAGAGGCCAG gaTGCAAAGAGCGAACGTGCTAGCTTTTGAAGATAATGATGATGAGGATGAGTTTGTTGTTCGTCGACCGAGGTGGATACGAGACAGAGAAGATCACTTCCACAACCTAGATGATACAGATTTTGTAATGAGGTTTCGATTGTCAAAACGAACAGTGCTGTCTGTTTTGGAGACGATCGAAAATCAACTCGAATTTCGAACAGACAA aaataattgtGTGTCTCCTATTAATCAACTACTGTGTGCCCTCCGTTTCTATGCCACTGGATGTTACCAAACAACTGCTGCAGATTTATGTGGTTTCAGCACTTCTACTGCTCATAGAATTGTGCACAGGGTCAGTTGTGCTATAGCTTCTTTGCGACCCCTTCATGTTCTTTTTCCTGAGACACCTTCTCAAATCCGCAAGACACAAAtggaattttacaataaagcGAGATTTCCAAGAGTTATTGGTGCAATAGACTGCACCCATGTTAAGTTCATAAAGTCACCAG gtGGTGGAAATGCGGAGGTTTTCCGCAATAGAAAAGGATACTTCTCATTAAATGTCCAGGCTATTTGCAATGCAAATTTGGAGTTTACGGATATTGTTGCAAGATGGCCAGGCAGCACACATGACTCCCATATTTTCAATAACTGCTATCGGAAAGCTATGTATCAACAAAGAAGATACGGTAATGCTGTGCTTGTTGGAGATGGAGGGTACGCATGTACGAGTTACATGATGACTCCACTGGATCAATGTAATACAGCTGctgaacatttatataatgaatCTCAAATTCGAACAAGGAATTCCATTGAGAGACTGTTCGGTGTATGGAAAAGACGTTTCCCAGTTATGGCTCTTGGATTACGAGTCAGTGTGAAGAATTCTTTTCCTATAATTATAGCCACAGTTGTACTCCACAATATTGCTCGACGTGCTGGAGAAGATGTTCCTCCTGACGATCATGAGATAATACTACCTGCCCCTTGGGACATTCTCCTAGCTGAAGGCAACattgatgaaaattatttaatcaatcttCAATGCCGCTTAGATAGGCCTAGACAAAGAGAAAATCCCAATCATCGAGAACGCCGTGCTCTTGTCGATAACTATTTTGAGAA ACTGGCAAATAGAAGCTAA
- the LOC114255602 gene encoding myb/SANT-like DNA-binding domain-containing protein 3: MSSSISISVKRKRDPTFQPAEKKNLIDIVSKHYNIVECKKTDALSTRAKNEEWMKIASEFNASSTFIDRESQVLKNLWENLKKKAKFVMTQQNQSIFATGGGPPKKFKEDPTLERVITLIRPNVQGFMNTFDNDGPTISVSKENDEDTDITHDEVENIPEDTLNGDWSTYTPSMLKTPRASVLRQNQDLNIINIPIEYVADSEDILKENTQVPCSTSSANSTEITSCSTVSTPTIKSKKYSTSRRRPILKQSEGDVLAHTKIKTLIASNEQATEQHEITLRILALQEKQEQEKLKQGIEKTEQEKLRTEMLREEMQKMKKH; encoded by the exons ATGTCTAGTTCAATTTCTATAAGTGTCAAGCGTAAAAGAGATCCAACATTTCAACctgcggaaaaaaaaaatttaattgacataGTTTCTAAGCACTACAATATTGTAGAGTGCAAAAAGACTGATGCTCTCAGCACTCGTGCCAAAAATGAAGAGTGGATGAAAATTGCTTCAGAATTTAATGCAAGTTCTACGTTCATAGATAGGGAATCGCAGGTGCTTAAAAACCTGTGGGAaaacttaaagaaaaaagCTAAATTTGTTATGACGCAACAAAATCAAAGCATTTTTGCCACAG GAGGCGGGCCaccaaagaaatttaaagaagaTCCAACTCTGGAAAGAGTCATTACATTGATTCGACCCAATGTTCAAGGTTTTATGAATACCTTTGACAATGATGGACCTACTATCTCAG TCTCTAAAGAAAATGATGAAGATACTGATATTACTCATGACGAAGTAGAAAATATCCCTGAG GATACTTTAAATGGCGATTGGTCGACCTATACACCATCAATGCTCAAAACACCTAGAGCCTCTGTTCTTCGTCAAAATCAAGATTTGAACATCATAAATATACCAATTGAATATGTCGCTGATTCTGAagacattttaaaagaaaacacaCAAGTACCATGCTCCACCTCTTCAGCCAATTCAACAGAAATTACGTCTTGTTCCACAGTATCCACCCCTactattaaatctaaaaagtaTTCAACTAGTCGAAGGAGGCCAATCCTTAAACAGTCAGAGGGAGATGTACTTGCccacacaaaaataaagacattGATTGCTAGCAATGAGCAAGCAACAGAACAACATGAAATAACACTGAGAATTCTGGCGTTGCAAGAAAAacaagaacaagaaaaattaaaacaaggAATTGAGAAAACAGAGCAAGAGAAACTGCGTACTGAAATGCTTCGAGAAGAAATGCAAAAGATGAAGAAACACTGA